Proteins encoded by one window of Rutidosis leptorrhynchoides isolate AG116_Rl617_1_P2 chromosome 7, CSIRO_AGI_Rlap_v1, whole genome shotgun sequence:
- the LOC139859522 gene encoding uncharacterized protein: MERRTSRGHKSSRESWWISDEVQTKVELKQLRFRELITCREGTHEDRTRAEERYKEAKKEAKKAVARAKNKAYEDLYKKLDSKEGANDIYRIAKARERRRRDIDNIKFIKDEAGQTIVKEDEIRKRWEGYFSSLFVGGVPGRQEEPRDCGIGQFQNNNFCRRIRQEEVRVALRKMGRNKAVGPDQIPIEVWRCLGDDGVREKQKSLEMVFLDLEKAYDCVPRKLIWKTLNGRGIPSRYIRAIMDMYEGAKSCVRTPVGNTEYFPIEVGLHQGSALSPFLFALILDELSRGIQENIPWSLIFADDIVLVADSKEELNRRLEQWREALEQNGLRISRQKTEYLRCDFNSVEDEQNAGVNISIGDQILHPQDSFRYLGSVLHKSGRIDEDVTHRIKVCMFVCGFLLVCRCGIFTHAYVCVYVWR, encoded by the exons ATGGAGAGAA GGACATCGCGTGGTCACAAATCTAGTAGAGAATCATGGTGGATTAGCGATGAGGTCCAAACCAAAGTTGAGCTTAAGCAActaaggtttagggagctcattactTGCAGGGAGGGAACACATGAGGATAGAACTAGGGCAGAAGAGAGATATAAAGAAGCCAAAAAGGAAGCTAAGAAGGCTGTTGCACGTGCAAAAAATAAAGCGTATGAAGATCTGTATAAGAAACTAGATTCTAAAGAAGGAGCTAATGATATCTACAGGATTGCAAAAGCTAGAGAGCGTAGGAGGAGGGATatagataacatcaagtttatcaaagATGAAGCCGGTCAAACCATAGTGAAGGAAGACGAAATTAGAAAAAGATGGGAAGGTTATTTCTCATCTCTTTTCGTTGGAGGGGTACCCGGGCGCCAAGAGGAACCGCGCGACTGTGGTATAGGTCAATTCCAGAATAACAATTTCTGTAGGAGGATCAGGCAGGAAGAAGTTAGAGTGGCACTACGAAAGATGGGTAGAAACAAAGCTGTTGGACCAGACCAGATTCCAATAGAGGTGTGGCGGTGCCTGGGCGATGATGGTGTTAG ggagaaGCAAAAGAGCCTAGAGATGGTTTTCCTTGACTTAGAAAAGGCCTATGATTGTGTTCCGCGAAAGTTAATTTGGAAGACCCTAAATGGTAGAggtatcccaagtagatatattagaGCAATTATGGATATGTACGAAGGGGCGAAGTCCTGTGTTCGGACGCCTGTGGGAAACACAGAGTATTTCCCGATAGAAGTAGGCTTGCATCAGGGATCTGCCCTAAGCCCTTTTCTTTTCGCTTTGATTCTCGATGAGCTGTCTCGAGGAATACAAGAGAACATCCCATGGAGTCTGATTTTTGCCGACGATATTGTGCTTGTAGCGGATTCCAAAGAAGAGCTTAATAGAAGACTAGAACAATGGAGGGAGGCCCTAGAACAAAATGGGCTAAGGAtcagtagacaaaagacggaatatcttaggTGTGATTTCAACAGTGTTGAAGATGAACAAAACGCTGGAGTGAATATCAGcattggggaccagatcttgcacCCGCAAGATTCCTTTAGATATCTAGGCTCGGTCCTCCATAAATCGGGGAGGATAGATGAAGACGTGACccatcgtattaag GTATGTATGTTTGTATGCGGGTTTTTACTTGTCTGTAGGTGTGGAATTTTCACTCAC GCTTATGTTTGTGTGTATGTATGGCggtag